The Mobula hypostoma chromosome 9, sMobHyp1.1, whole genome shotgun sequence genomic sequence TTTAGCCTTTAGGAAACAGGATATCTTTGCTAACAGTTGTATGTGAACCAGACAACTAGTTCTCTATCCGCTATTGCCTCTTATCATTATATTACATAGGACCCAATGGGGTGGAGAGGGTGTGAATCTGtgtgaattacaataaatatggACACACCAAGCCAGAAGCATCTCCTGGTTATTGAGAGATCTGAAAAAGTGAAAACTGCAATAATGGTGCTCTCTGACAGCATGAGAAGGGTTTTAGAAGAACTTGGCAGCCACATAAGGGCAAATGCTGAAGCTTGGGGTGCAGATGCTTTAGCCAGGTAATTTTCTTAGATTCATAGTATAATTAATGCATTTTCAGCTATTATTTGTAATCGTTAACATGTCTGCATTTCCCTATACAAAGACATTCTCTGCATAGAATTGAAGATTTTCCAAAATAATGTGATTGCTGGTCTGAAGAAAAATGAAATTTAATTCTAGGTGAGGTGTAGTGTATCTTGTGTCTGCAAATAATTTCTGCCTTCACTTTCCTGTTTCTGAAGGTTGTTTCAGCTCTGTCCTCAAACTAAGATGTACTTCAAGAAATTCAACGGCTTCAAAGCAAGTGATTCATGTGTCAAAATGCATGGTTACGTTGTAATGACAGCTGTGGCAGATGCAATCCGTAACTTGGACAACCTGAGTAATCACCTGGAACCTCTTGCCGAGAAACATGGTGAAGTAATATGTGTGGAACCTCCTAACTTTTTTGTATGTAACAATTTTACAGAATCTTCCTCATTGTCATAACACAAACTATGATATTGTAATTAGATCAGCAACTCTGAACTTTCAAATTTAATTAGCTGAAATTTCAGCAGTCTGGAAGTATCATCTTAATCAGCTTAGCTGGGAATATTTTGTCCTGTTACACTATACATAGGAAAGCAGTCAAAGTACAAACAATTAACACATGTTTAATGTATAAAATCACATGTTGATattatgttatttatttttcacttttcCAGGTGTTCTCTAAGTGTATCACAGTTACCCTGGCCATTCACTTGCCTGCGTTCACCCCTGAAACCCACAATGCAGTCGACATATTCCTTCAGTTGCTTTCACATAACTTGAGCTCCAAGTACCGTTAAAGACACTATCAATAAACCATGGTGAATGACAGCAAGATCATCACTTAAATCTCCTCCTGCATGTTTTCTCAAGCTGTCTGCTAATAAATCATTAGTCCTGTAAACACACATAATGTGTTTGCTTTTGCTCCTGTTCTTTAATTAATTCCACATTTTGGCATTGATTAATTGTTATAACTGGTAAACTGGACTAAATAAACATTCCACAcgcgtcaaagttgctggtgaacacagcaggccaggcagcatctctaggaagaggtacagtcaatgtttcaggctgagacccttcgtcaggactaactgaaggaagagttagtaagagattgaattgaatttccagcatctgcacatgttgcttgaatttccagcatctgcagaattcctattgtttgtATTGTGTAAATAAACATCACTTTTATCAATGTTTTATCGCTtgctgtggctgatttattatgtaTACCCAATTTCAGAAAAATACCTGTCGGATTTGTCGGTTAGCAAGAACACAAACAATACTGCAGGGTCTGTTTACCTCTATCACTAGATAACAACAAAGAGGAGAAAGAACTTGGACAAAACACCATTTAGCCAACAAATGTCTGTTTGCATAATAGTTACTTACGCACCCCCCCCGATATGTATATGAACGAGGCTCTCcgcagaaatttttaaaaagcagacaTCTGAAATTAGACATTAAAATCTTTC encodes the following:
- the LOC134351316 gene encoding hemoglobin subunit alpha-like is translated as MVLSDSMRRVLEELGSHIRANAEAWGADALARLFQLCPQTKMYFKKFNGFKASDSCVKMHGYVVMTAVADAIRNLDNLSNHLEPLAEKHGEVICVEPPNFFVFSKCITVTLAIHLPAFTPETHNAVDIFLQLLSHNLSSKYR